Part of the Patescibacteria group bacterium genome, TGAGGTTCAAGAAAAAGTGCGTTAAATAATTTTCAAAGGTTGCACTTTTTCATTCACCCAAATTTCGCCTCCTCTATTGATAAAAAATAAGGAAGTCGGCGAAACTTCTCATACACGCGAACGTTGTGCGAAATAAATTTTTTATCTATACTAATATTAGAGTACTTGCGGATTAACACGACGAAAATTTGATTTTTTATTTATTTTAAAAGGGGAAATATTGTGTCTTCTCCGCTCCGCTGCGAAGACGATTTATTAATAATTTTATAATCAATCAAAATGAGTGATAAAAATAAAAATAGAGATAAATGCTATCATAAATGGACGGTAATGAGAGAAGCTAGCCCAAACACAAATAAAGGGCACGGAGGAGAGATTGACCCCGCAGTTTTTCAATGTAAAAAATGCGGTCTAATTTTAACTGCTGCGGAAGCTATGCAACTTTCTGCGTATAAAAACCAAACTATTGCGACAGCAGTTTTGATAATAACTACGATTATATCATTTATTGCGCTTATAATTTCTTTAAAATAATTATTTTAATTAAAAATAAAATATATGAGAAAAGTATATCTATTTATAACTATATTATTTTTAATGTTTATAGGCAATCTAAATAATGTGGTAGCTGGCAGTTATTATAATCTCACAAAAAGTTGGGAATGCGATGTAAGTTACGGGAAAATCGATTCAATTTCTCCAACTAAAATTTTACCTTTCAATGTTATTACAATTAATGGCAGTGGTTTTGGTGAAAACCTTGGTTCTATTTATTTTGTTGACCCTACAAACGAGCTGGCATTTATTGAAAGTCCAGGTTTAGGTGATAACATTAGGTCTTGGAGTGACAATAAAATAGAGTATCACCTTAATATGTCAGGCAATCCTGGCAATAGTACACGGGGCGACACTGAACAATTTAGGCAAGGCATTATGAGTTCGGGATATATATTTGTTGTGCCTAAAGATCTTAATGCGATATCTGAGAATGGTTTAGACGTTAGTATTTGTGCTGAAAATATAGCAGATTCTTCATGGTCATTAGCGTGTGTTGACGAATGGCAGTGTACTGACTGGAATGTTTGCTCTGAGACTGGCTTTCAGAGAAGAACCTGTTCCTTATCATATGATTGTAATGGCGTAGAGGGAATTTCTCCAGAAACAGAAAGAGATTGTTGGCCCACTTGCACATCTCTAAATTGGTCTTGCACAAGCTGGAATTCTTGTTCCCCTAATGGTCAACAAACTAGAACTTGTGATAAGGTTTCAGATTGTCGCGGTGGCATTTCAGCTCCGGGCACCTCTCAATCTTGTACCTACATACCGGAATGTACCTCATCTAGTTGGTCCTGCGGTTCTTGGAGCACATGTTCCTCAAATGGTACACAATCGCGATCTTGCAATAAAACCTCAAACTGCGAAGGCGGAACGCAATCGCCAGTCACATCTCAATCCTGCACTTACACTCCTGCTTGTTCTGCAGATACTTGGAACTGCGGCAATTGGGGAACTTGCTCGCCGCAAGGAGTCCAAACGAGAAGCTGCAGCCGAAGTTATGACTGCCCGTCCGCGGAAACGGCGGCTCCGGCAACTTCGCAATATTGCGAAGCGCCTCAGCAAAATTATCAAACGCCACCATCGGATTCCGATATTGTTGTCAATCAAAATACGATAGTTAAAGCTACTGTGAAATTAGTTTGTCCGGTAAGCAACACTATGGCGAGCCAAGGATCCGGCACGGTTATAAATTCAACCGGTTTGATTTTAACCAATAAACATGTTGTTGACGGCACGGCCGGTTGCTGGGTTGGGTTTATTGACGATTATGACGATGAGCCGTATTTCGGCGACCGGCAAATAGCTGATATATATAAAGTATCAAGCGACGCAGATGTTGCGGTTTTAAAAATGAGAAATCCGAGCAATAAAACATTAACCTCGGTAAATATCTCGCAAAGTAATAGTAGTAATATTCAGCTAGGAGAAATACTTACTACTTATGGTTATCCGGCGAAATTCGGAACTAAAATTACTTACACCAGCGGAGATTTTAGCGGAGTGGATGGTAATTATTTAAAAACAACTGCGATAATTGAACACGGCAATTCAGGCGGCGGTGCTTATTTAAAAAATGGTACTTTTATTGGCATTCCTACTGCTGTAGTTAAAGGCAGCTTAAATTCATTGGGATATTTATTGTCCGTAAATAAAATTAATAGCTGGCTCAACAACTCCATAGCATATAATTACAGCACAAACAATAATAATTATTCCAGAGTTTCGGCTATGTTGGAGGATATGGATTTAAGCACGATTGATTCTTTGGGTTTATATATAACCGGAGACGAAGAGAATGTTAAAATCGAAACAGAAAGCAATAATGTCATAGAGGATGAAAAATCCTTAATTACTAAAATAGATAATGCCCTATCACAAAGAGTTAGCGGCAATATTTTGCTTCAAGTTGAAAAAAATGGCGAAGGCTGGTATGTTTTTCCAGACGATAAGAAAAAATATTATTTAGGCCGCCCCGCAGACGCTTTTACTATTATGCGGAATTTAGGTCTAGGAATCAAACACAGCGAACTAACAAGCTATCTTAATTCAAAATTTCCCAGCAGATTGTCTGGAAAAATTTTATTGGACGTTGAGCAAAACGGCGAAGCGTATTATATCAATCCAATTAATTTAAAAGGATATTACCTTAATCGTCCAGCAGACGCTTTTAGTATTATGCGCGAATTTGGATTGGGTATTACTAACAGCGACATCAGAAAAATTGATGTTGGCGAAATTCAATAAATTATGAAAAGTGTAATAAAACAATCCTATCTTGAATTACTAAATCAAAACATCAGAATAATAAACACTAATTTAGAAATAATAGAAGACTTAAATCAGCAAGCTAAAACTATTGGTACAATTTGGTTACTAGATGTTTTAACCTTATATTCAGATGATGTCGTTTTGCGGATATACAAAATACTTGAATCCGGTGGTAATAAAAATTCAATTCCAAATATAATAAAAAATATCACATGCGTTAATAAAAAAAGCTCTTTTAATAATAAGGCTATACATATTAAAAAAACGATTGATGACGCCGGCCTATCGGATAGTAGAAATAACCTTATCGCACATTCTGACAGGGACAAAGATAATGCGGGATTTTGGGGCACCAGGCTGATTGAAGAAGATATCCAAAAGATAAAAGAAATTAATAAAGAATTAAATATCTTGGTCGGAGAAATTAATTTAGAATTCGGAAATAATCAATTCAAACTCGATAGATATGACTATCTAATAGAACAATACAAGGCCTTTCTAGGATTAGTAGTTAAATGCTTAGAGTTTCGCAAAAAAATGCAATCTAAATTTGAATAAAAAAATATGGAGTTTTGGGCTTCGGGAATTCACCCCTTTAATTCCCCTCTTCCCGAAGCCCAAAACGAAAAAAATCAAATTTTCTTTTTTTTCAGAAAAGATCTAGAGTTATTAAAACGAGATAAAAAATTTACTCTGCGGATTTGCTTTTCAAAAACTCACGGGAAATCAGTATTTTAATATATATTAAAATCAGTATTTCTTTTCACGCACATCTAAAGGAAATCCTTGCCGCGCTGCGCTCTCACCCTCAAATTTTTATAAATATTAATTTTAATAAGGTATAAAAATTTGAGTCTTCGGGTCGTACAACAACACGATATCAGGTTCGGGGCTCGGCTCGCCCCTCTCCCAAATCCCGAACCCTTCGGGCATCGGGACTTCTGATATCGGTATTCGTTAGCTGAAATATTCCTTTTCTTTTTTGGGCTATCGCCCAATTGTTTTAAAAAATTTTCAAATTTCTTTTTCATTTAATTAAAGAGGGGTATAAGGTGTCTTTTTTGCTCATGAAATCGCAAAAAAGACGATTTTTATTTTATGTTAAAATACGCTATAATATAGGCAGATATGAATACAACTATCAAAAAAGAAAATGGTGTTGTTTTTACTCCCGAATGGGTGGCTGGTTTTATGGTTGAAGAAGTATTTAATAGTTATAAAATCAGCGGTAATGAAAGAATTTTAGACGCTGGTTGCGGCGAAGGAGTTTTTACGGTTATTGCGGCTCAAAAATTCTCAAAATTATCAGGAAAAAAAATAGAGAAAGTAATTGAAGATAATATTTATTTTACCGACATATCGGAAGAATATACAGAAAAAACAAAACAAAAATTACAAAAATTATCAAAAATAAAAATCAAAAAATATAACGCGATAGCTGATGATTTTTGTTTCCATAAATTTGATGAAAAATTTGATTTCATAATCGGCAACCCTCCTTATGTCCGCATACAAAATTTAAACGGAAGAAAAGAACAGTTGCAAAAAAATTATATCACCGCCTCAAATGGATCAATTGATTTATATTTTTGTTTTTTTGAACAAGCGTTAAGATTATTAAATAAAAGCGGCAAAATCGCTTTTATTACGCCAAACTCTCATTTTCATTCGGCGGCAGGAAAAAATTTGCGCAATTTAATACTTCCGCATTTAACAAAAATAATAAACTTTGACCACTACCAAGTGTTTAAAGACGCGACCGCTTATACGGCAATTACATTTTTGCAAAATGAAAAAACCGAAAATTTTTTATACGCAGAAAATTTTAAAAGCGATTTTAACAATTTAGAGTATAAAAAAATTTCAGCTCAACACATGCGATCGGAAAGGTGGGAATTTTTTGATGAAAAATATTTAGATAAAATCGTTAAGCTTAATAAAAAATATTCCACGCTTCAGGAGGTCGCCAATATTCATTACGGAATAGCTACTCTGAAAGATGACGCCTATGTTTTTTCACCAGATAAAAATGATAGAGATTATTTTTATTTTGATAATTTCAAAATTGAAAAAGATTTATGCGTTCCAATCATTAAAGCATCAACTTACAAAGGGAAAAATCAAAATCTTTTTCTGATTTTTCCGTATAAAAATGAAAAAATAATTCCTAAAAATATTTTTCAAAAAAATTACCCCGAGGCGTATAAATATTTTCTGCAAAAACGCAATATTTTAGAAACAAGAGATAAGGGCGGCGGTAAAAATTATGAAGAATTTTACGCTTTCGGAAGAAATCAGGGACTTAAAACAAGTTTCGGCAAGAAAATTATTACCAGCACCATGAATCTTACGCCTCGATTTTACGTAATTGAAGATGAAAAAACCAGTTTTTATGCAGGATATTGCGTTAAACCGAAAAACGACACCGATCTTTATGAATTATGCGAGGCGCTAAATTCAAATTTAATGGAAGAATATATCAATTCGGTTTCAAAAAGCTATCGCGGAGGGTATAAATCATACGCAAAAAGCTTTTTGAAGGACTTCGTTCATCCCCAATTTCATAAATCTCAACCAGCATTATTTTAATTTACAATATTATGACCAATAACCAATTTCTACAAACAGTAAAACAATCTTTTTTAAAATTCCTTAAAACACACTCGAGAAGTAATAAAAAACTAATCGTATTACATGGTGCAATTGCAAAAGACATAAAAGACAGGCTGGGTGATAAATATAAGATTAAATCACTTGGGGTGGGAGACGGCAAAGAAGGAAAACTTAATGGAAGATATATGGGAAAAACTGTTGACATATTAATTTCAAAAGACGGAGATGATTTAGCCGGTATTGGTGTAAAATTTGTAATGAACAATTATTCTCAAAATTCAAATAATTATTTTGAGAAAGGGCGTAATCACAAAATGGGAAAAACTTACTACTCACAATATTGATAAATACATCGCATTGTCCAAAGACAATACTAATAATTTTTTTCATACACCTGTTAAAACTCTACTGCTCATAATAAAATTTCCGAATTGTGATCATTCCACGATTACAACAAAAACAAAATATAAAAAATATTACTTAAACCAAATACCTGATTCTCCAATACAAACATCAACCAACGTAACCAGCGTATTCGGCAATACAATAATATTAAATAACTATGAGGTATTTATTGAAAAAATAACTCATCATATCAAAAGTATATAGGTGTTTTGGGCTTCGGGACCTCCACCCATACCCCGCAAGATGCGGGGCATCGTATACACCGAAACGTTAGCTGAAATATTACTTGATAATTTATTAATAATTTAACTAGTAACTGAACCTGATGGCAGTTATTAAAAAATATGCCAATATCGCCAGAAGGAGGACCAACTAATCCGGAGCGCAAAAAAGATGCTTTCATTAGTGTAAATATGGACAAAGCCACCCCGGAAGACTACAAGCTTTTAGAAAAAGCCGGTTGGGAAAAAGGAGCCGCCCATCCT contains:
- a CDS encoding trypsin-like peptidase domain-containing protein; translated protein: MRKVYLFITILFLMFIGNLNNVVAGSYYNLTKSWECDVSYGKIDSISPTKILPFNVITINGSGFGENLGSIYFVDPTNELAFIESPGLGDNIRSWSDNKIEYHLNMSGNPGNSTRGDTEQFRQGIMSSGYIFVVPKDLNAISENGLDVSICAENIADSSWSLACVDEWQCTDWNVCSETGFQRRTCSLSYDCNGVEGISPETERDCWPTCTSLNWSCTSWNSCSPNGQQTRTCDKVSDCRGGISAPGTSQSCTYIPECTSSSWSCGSWSTCSSNGTQSRSCNKTSNCEGGTQSPVTSQSCTYTPACSADTWNCGNWGTCSPQGVQTRSCSRSYDCPSAETAAPATSQYCEAPQQNYQTPPSDSDIVVNQNTIVKATVKLVCPVSNTMASQGSGTVINSTGLILTNKHVVDGTAGCWVGFIDDYDDEPYFGDRQIADIYKVSSDADVAVLKMRNPSNKTLTSVNISQSNSSNIQLGEILTTYGYPAKFGTKITYTSGDFSGVDGNYLKTTAIIEHGNSGGGAYLKNGTFIGIPTAVVKGSLNSLGYLLSVNKINSWLNNSIAYNYSTNNNNYSRVSAMLEDMDLSTIDSLGLYITGDEENVKIETESNNVIEDEKSLITKIDNALSQRVSGNILLQVEKNGEGWYVFPDDKKKYYLGRPADAFTIMRNLGLGIKHSELTSYLNSKFPSRLSGKILLDVEQNGEAYYINPINLKGYYLNRPADAFSIMREFGLGITNSDIRKIDVGEIQ
- a CDS encoding Eco57I restriction-modification methylase domain-containing protein, with the translated sequence MNTTIKKENGVVFTPEWVAGFMVEEVFNSYKISGNERILDAGCGEGVFTVIAAQKFSKLSGKKIEKVIEDNIYFTDISEEYTEKTKQKLQKLSKIKIKKYNAIADDFCFHKFDEKFDFIIGNPPYVRIQNLNGRKEQLQKNYITASNGSIDLYFCFFEQALRLLNKSGKIAFITPNSHFHSAAGKNLRNLILPHLTKIINFDHYQVFKDATAYTAITFLQNEKTENFLYAENFKSDFNNLEYKKISAQHMRSERWEFFDEKYLDKIVKLNKKYSTLQEVANIHYGIATLKDDAYVFSPDKNDRDYFYFDNFKIEKDLCVPIIKASTYKGKNQNLFLIFPYKNEKIIPKNIFQKNYPEAYKYFLQKRNILETRDKGGGKNYEEFYAFGRNQGLKTSFGKKIITSTMNLTPRFYVIEDEKTSFYAGYCVKPKNDTDLYELCEALNSNLMEEYINSVSKSYRGGYKSYAKSFLKDFVHPQFHKSQPALF